In a genomic window of Struthio camelus isolate bStrCam1 chromosome 16, bStrCam1.hap1, whole genome shotgun sequence:
- the CLDN3 gene encoding claudin-3 produces MSMGLEIGGVALSVLGWLCSIICCALPMWRVTAFIGNNIVTAQIIWEGLWMNCVVQSTGQMQCKVYDSMLALPQDLQAARALLVVAIVLAVLGLMVAIVGAQCTRCVEDETTKAKITIVSGVIFLLSGIMTLIPVSWSANTIIRDFYNPLVLDPQKRELGTSLYVGWAASALLLFGGSLLCCSCPPKDERYARSKVAYSAPRSAVTSYDKRNYV; encoded by the coding sequence ATGTCTATGGGGCTGGAGATCGGGGGggtggccctgtccgtgctgggcTGGCTGTGCAGCATCATCTGCTGCGCGCTGCCCATGTGGCGGGTGACGGCCTTCATCGGCAACAACATCGTGACGGCCCAGATCatctgggaagggctgtggatGAACTGCGTGGTGCAGAGCACGGGGCAGATGCAGTGCAAGGTGTACGACTCCATGCTGGCGCTGCCCCAGGACCTGCAGGCCGCCCGCGCCCTCCTCGTGGTGGCCATCGTGCTGGCCGTGCTGGGCCTGATGGTCGCCATCGTGGGGGCGCAGTGCACCCGCTGCGTGGAGGACGAGACGACCAAGGCCAAGATCACCATCGTCTCCGGCGTCATCTTCCTGCTCTCCGGCATCATGACCCTCATCCCCGTCTCCTGGTCGGCCAACACCATCATCCGGGATTTCTACAACCCGCTGGTGCTCGACCCTCAGAAGCGAGAGCTGGGCACATCTCTCTACGTGGGCTGGGCGGCATCCGCGCTCCTGCTGTTTGGGGGGtctctcctctgctgctcttgcccccccAAAGACGAGAGGTACGCGCGCAGCAAGGTGGCCTATTCCGCCCCGCGCTCTGCCGTGACCAGCTACGACAAGAGGAACTATGTGTGA